A DNA window from Mytilus edulis chromosome 14, xbMytEdul2.2, whole genome shotgun sequence contains the following coding sequences:
- the LOC139503762 gene encoding E3 ubiquitin-protein ligase TRIM56-like: MATTEIATFCDICLIRDLNKLAEELCPQCEEVLCGDCGNHHKISKSSKSHQTISIGKYNKLPSFIKQIKHTCEEHDCSLEFYCKSHDSLCCKLCLISGHKECKETIFIEDFLKPSLGRQSAALANVEKVLKDLGDNISFAIKDRNRNIKELREQKRVIVEKIKEKRQEINTVLDNLEGVLLDEVSGIENEYCQKIDEIIAKLEDEKKKVDEIKEDVDSVKLLGSNLQIFMGTKEFQEKVSNNEINIQMLNNNGSLNNVTMDCVFDEKLKGFMKEIKTFGDAKVNNSEKHVSFSWKCDKSAQLFKSISRVKSIENMSVRLVRTINLNRNGLTGCTMLESGEMLFVQEYKNQLLKFCPNGEFHSEIRINPVTTGIGYDLAMVDANTVAVSSSGNPPYKIYLIDANRAETRQVFDINDFSYGLSYHNESFLCCTSNNGLIIFNKSYQNTPNVRILRNVPKKLTKHYVTSNENSIFHSNSYDNSVVCYDFNGNVQWKYSDSVLRKPYGITLDSYSNVYVAGFESNNIVVISKDGKQAKELIGARYGISNPRAIYFHITKNILLVTNYNRTAFLFEVI, from the coding sequence ATGGCCACTACGGAAATAGCAACATTCTGTGATATTTGCCTAATCAGGGACCTAAATAAGTTGGCGGAAGAATTATGTCCACAATGTGAAGAGGTTCTTTGTGGTGATTGTGGAAATCATCATAAGATATCGAAATCGTCAAAATCACACCAGACCATCTCTATAGGCAAATATAACAAATTACCATCGTTCATCAAGCAAATAAAGCATACCTGTGAGGAGCATGACTGCTCCCTTGAATTTTATTGCAAATCTCATGACTCTCTTTGCTGCAAACTGTGCTTGATATCAGGACATAAGGAATGCAAGGAGACTATTTTCATTGAAGATTTTCTTAAGCCATCACTAGGACGCCAATCAGCAGCTTTAGCTAACGTTGAAAAAGTTCTAAAAGATCTGGGTGATAACATTAGTTTCGCTATAAAGGACCGAAATCGAAATATAAAAGAATTACGTGAACAGAAGAGGGTGATTgtagaaaaaattaaagaaaagcgTCAAGAAATAAATACAGTTTTGGATAACTTAGAAGGAGTATTACTTGATGAAGTATCAGGGATAGAGAATGAATATTGTCAGAAAATAGATGAAATAATTGCAAAATTAGAGGATGAAAAAAAGAAAGTAGACGAAATTAAAGAAGATGTTGATTCTGTCAAACTCTTAGGATCCAATTTACAAATCTTCATGGGAACAAAGGAATTCCAAGAAAAAGTCTCAAACAACGAAATCAACATTCAAATGTTGAACAATAATGGAAGCTTAAACAATGTGACAATGGATTGTGTTTTTGATGAAAAGTTAAAGGGGTTTATGAAAGAAATAAAGACATTTGGTGATGCAAAGGTGAACAACAGCGAGAAGCATGTTTCCTTTTCTTGGAAATGTGATAAATCTGCCCAATTGTTTAAATCCATCTCTAGAGTGAAATCGATTGAAAATATGAGCGTCAGGCTTGTACGTACGATTAACCTAAATCGCAATGGTCTAACAGGATGCACAATGTTAGAATCTGGAGAAATGTTATTTGTTCAAGAATACAAGAATCAGCTGCTTAAATTTTGTCCTAACGGCGAATTCCATTCCGAAATACGTATTAATCCTGTGACGACGGGGATTGGATATGACCTTGCAATGGTCGATGCAAATACGGTAGCTGTGTCAAGTAGTGGAAATCCCCCATACAAGATATATCTTATTGATGCGAATCGAGCAGAAACACGTCAAGTATTCGATATAAACGACTTCTCTTACGGGTTAAGCTATCACAATGAATCATTTCTTTGTTGTACATCTAACAATGGTCTTATAATATTCAACAAATCGTATCAAAATACACCGAACGTCCGGATACTGCGAAATGTACCCAAAAAGTTAACAAAACACTACGTTACTTCAAATGAAAATAGTATTTTCCATTCAAACAGTTATGATAATTCCGTCGTATGCTACGACTTCAATGGGAATGTACAATGGAAATATTCCGATTCAGTGCTAAGAAAACCATATGGCATCACTTTGGATTCTTATTCAAACGTTTATGTTGCTGGGTTTGAATCAAACAATATCGTAGTGATATCGAAAGATGGAAAGCAGGCGAAAGAACTAATTGGAGCTAGATACGGAATTTCAAATCCTCGAgccatttattttcatataaccAAAAACATACTTCTAGTAACAAACTATAACAGAACTGCATTCCTATTTGAAGTTATATAA
- the LOC139504172 gene encoding transcription intermediary factor 1-beta-like has product MTTDEIASFCNICLTRDQNKLAEEYCPQCEEALCGDCRHHHKISKSTKSHQTISLEKYNKLPSFIKQIKHNCQEHDCFLECYCKCHDSLCCKRCLISSHKECKETIFIEDFLTPSSRYHSVALHNIEKALKDLEINICSALKDRNRNLIELREQKQKISEQIKEKRQEINTRLDNLEDALLEKASAMENEYCLKINKVIAKLEDEKKK; this is encoded by the coding sequence ATGACAACCGATGAAATTGCATCATTCTGCAACATTTGCCTAACAAGGGACCAAAATAAGTTGGCTGAAGAATACTGTCCGCAATGTGAAGAGGCTCTTTGTGGAGACTGTCGACATCACCATAAGATATCGAAATCGACAAAATCACATCAGACAATATCtttagaaaaatataacaaattaccATCTTTCATCAAGCAAATAAAGCATAACTGTCAGGAGCATGACTGCTTTCTTGAATGTTATTGTAAATGTCATGACTCTCTGTGCTGCAAACGATGTTTGATATCGAGTCACAAGGAATGCAAGGAAACTATTTTCATTGAGGATTTTCTAACACCTTCTTCAAGATATCACTCCGTAGCTTTACATAACATTGAAAAAGCCCTCAAAGATCTAGAAATTAATATTTGTTCCGCTTTAAAGGACAGAAATCGAAATTTAATCGAGTTACGTGAACAGAAGCAGAAGATTTCAGAGCAAATTAAGGAAAAACGTCAAGAAATCAATACACGCTTAGACAATCTAGAAGATGCATTACTAGAAAAGGCATCTGCAATGGAGAATGAATActgtctgaaaataaataaagtgaTTGCAAAATTAgaggatgaaaaaaaaaagtag